Proteins co-encoded in one Bremerella sp. TYQ1 genomic window:
- a CDS encoding PSD1 and planctomycete cytochrome C domain-containing protein, which translates to MTSLRFCSIVRSMRYFAVCSALMVIPQIAFAEESAEIDFNQDIRPLLSDRCYSCHGPDENHREGGVRFDLAESVLGEADSGMIPIVPGKPDESEMLARILTKDASMQMPPPDSNKSLNPDEIAKIKLWIERGAKFQSHWSFVVPEKSDVPETDFPEWNQTEIDRFLASRLKKEGLTPSKPADKLSLIRRVTFTLTGLPPTPEEVDAYLKDDSPEAYEKLVDRLLASPQYGEHMARHWLDAARYADTHGLHLDNFREMWMYRDWVIQSLNDNKPYDVFLTEQLAGDLLPNPSWGQQVASGFNRCNVTTNEGGSIKAEVKMRNVNDRVVTTGTVFMGLTMDCTRCHDHKYDPLKQKDFYAMYAFFNSIDGNPMDGNVKDHAPMVYSKEAVQELAELDTKLAEKREEIKSTLAKVEYEDPGVEVDNPEIEPEEIIWLDDEIPGKATVSGNYGWVTKPEPVFSGEKSAKRTAEGNQQVYFIGTDQPITVYKGDTLFGYVYLDPENPPKEVMFQWNDGDWDQRAYWGEDRIPYGNNGKTKHRIGDLPETGKWVRLEVPIEQIGLKEGAKINGWAFTQWDGTVYWDNAGYVTKYGKKPEFKSLAAWTEFATKSPASLDPENKPVTAILKKDADKRTEEENGKLRNYFLEYVCQDTQETFDKLRGELKSMTDRQAEIRKTSPTTLVYKEAAKPVAAHILERGEYDQIGEEVTRDVPGFLPPMTEEMPKDRLGLAMWLLDTSHPLTARVAVNRYWQHVFGVGLVKTSEDFGSQGSVPSHPKLLDNLAIEFRESGWDIKKLMKRMVMTSAFQQSSQLTPELVSKDPENRLLARGPRFRLDAEALRDQALAMSGLLVDKIGGPSVKPPQPDGLWKAVGYSGSNTVQFKADEGHEKVHRRTLYTFIKRTALAPQMSTFDAPNRESCTVRRERTNTPLQALLLLNDPQYVEAAVALAKRTMDEGGSDPTSKVTYLVSLTLLNPENEVQQKELESLYFDSLTYFQKNPEAATKLVGEDETPAELAAWAIVCNTILNLDEVVTQR; encoded by the coding sequence ATGACTTCGCTACGGTTTTGTAGCATCGTGCGATCGATGCGTTACTTCGCGGTTTGTTCCGCGTTGATGGTAATTCCTCAGATTGCTTTCGCGGAAGAGTCCGCTGAGATTGATTTCAACCAAGATATTCGCCCGCTGCTGTCGGATCGGTGCTACTCGTGCCATGGTCCTGATGAGAATCATCGCGAGGGGGGCGTTCGGTTCGATTTGGCCGAAAGCGTTCTGGGGGAAGCTGATTCCGGCATGATCCCCATCGTGCCAGGCAAGCCAGACGAAAGCGAAATGCTGGCTCGAATCCTCACGAAGGACGCGTCGATGCAGATGCCTCCACCAGACTCGAACAAGAGTTTGAACCCGGATGAGATCGCCAAGATCAAGCTGTGGATCGAGCGAGGAGCCAAGTTTCAATCGCATTGGTCGTTTGTCGTTCCTGAAAAATCAGATGTGCCAGAAACCGACTTCCCTGAATGGAACCAAACCGAGATCGATCGATTTCTGGCCAGCCGTCTCAAAAAGGAAGGGCTGACTCCCAGCAAACCAGCCGACAAGCTTTCCTTGATTCGCCGCGTTACGTTCACGCTCACTGGTCTTCCGCCGACACCGGAAGAGGTCGATGCTTATTTGAAAGACGATTCGCCGGAAGCGTACGAGAAATTGGTCGATCGCTTACTGGCTTCGCCGCAATATGGCGAGCACATGGCTCGGCATTGGCTCGATGCCGCTCGTTACGCTGACACGCATGGCTTGCACTTGGATAACTTCCGCGAAATGTGGATGTATCGCGATTGGGTGATTCAATCGTTGAACGACAACAAGCCGTACGATGTCTTTCTTACGGAACAACTGGCGGGCGATTTGTTGCCGAATCCATCTTGGGGGCAGCAAGTCGCTTCAGGGTTTAATCGCTGTAATGTCACGACGAATGAAGGCGGTTCGATTAAAGCCGAAGTGAAGATGCGAAACGTGAACGATCGCGTTGTCACGACAGGGACAGTCTTCATGGGACTGACCATGGACTGCACCCGCTGTCACGACCATAAGTACGACCCGCTGAAGCAAAAAGACTTCTACGCGATGTACGCGTTTTTCAACAGCATCGATGGCAACCCGATGGATGGGAATGTCAAAGATCATGCTCCCATGGTTTACTCGAAGGAAGCTGTCCAGGAGCTTGCAGAACTCGACACAAAACTGGCTGAAAAACGCGAGGAAATTAAGTCAACTCTCGCCAAAGTCGAGTATGAAGATCCAGGAGTAGAGGTCGATAATCCCGAAATTGAGCCAGAAGAAATCATCTGGCTCGACGACGAAATCCCAGGTAAAGCGACCGTCAGTGGTAACTATGGCTGGGTCACGAAGCCGGAGCCAGTCTTCAGCGGTGAAAAATCCGCCAAGCGTACCGCCGAAGGGAATCAGCAGGTCTACTTTATCGGTACCGATCAACCGATCACCGTTTACAAAGGGGATACGCTTTTCGGTTACGTTTATCTCGACCCTGAAAACCCTCCCAAGGAAGTGATGTTCCAGTGGAATGACGGCGATTGGGATCAACGGGCCTACTGGGGTGAAGACCGTATTCCGTATGGCAACAACGGCAAAACGAAGCATCGTATCGGTGACTTGCCTGAGACTGGGAAGTGGGTTCGCCTTGAAGTACCGATCGAACAGATTGGCTTGAAAGAAGGGGCCAAGATTAACGGTTGGGCATTCACGCAGTGGGACGGTACGGTCTACTGGGATAACGCCGGCTACGTGACGAAGTATGGCAAAAAGCCAGAGTTCAAGTCGCTCGCTGCTTGGACAGAATTCGCCACGAAGTCGCCAGCATCTCTAGATCCCGAAAACAAGCCTGTCACCGCGATCTTGAAAAAGGATGCGGACAAACGAACCGAAGAAGAAAACGGCAAGCTTCGCAATTACTTCCTCGAATACGTTTGCCAAGACACGCAGGAAACATTCGATAAGCTTCGCGGTGAATTGAAATCGATGACCGACCGCCAGGCCGAGATTCGTAAGACTTCGCCCACTACGCTTGTCTACAAAGAAGCTGCTAAGCCGGTCGCCGCTCATATCTTGGAACGTGGCGAATACGATCAAATTGGCGAGGAAGTTACTCGGGACGTCCCTGGCTTTCTGCCGCCGATGACGGAAGAAATGCCAAAGGATCGACTCGGACTTGCCATGTGGTTGCTCGACACGAGTCATCCGCTGACGGCTCGTGTTGCCGTGAATCGATATTGGCAGCACGTCTTCGGAGTCGGCCTGGTAAAGACCTCCGAGGACTTCGGTTCGCAGGGCAGTGTTCCGAGCCATCCCAAACTGCTGGATAATTTGGCGATCGAGTTCCGCGAAAGTGGTTGGGATATCAAGAAGTTGATGAAGCGGATGGTGATGACTTCCGCGTTCCAGCAGTCGTCGCAGTTGACGCCTGAACTGGTAAGTAAGGACCCCGAGAATCGTTTGCTTGCTCGTGGCCCCCGCTTCCGTTTGGATGCCGAAGCACTTCGCGATCAGGCGTTGGCCATGAGTGGATTGCTGGTCGACAAAATCGGCGGCCCATCGGTGAAGCCACCACAGCCAGATGGTCTGTGGAAAGCGGTCGGATACTCCGGCAGCAACACGGTGCAGTTCAAAGCTGACGAAGGGCACGAGAAAGTTCATCGACGAACGCTATACACGTTTATTAAACGAACCGCATTAGCGCCGCAAATGAGCACCTTCGACGCCCCGAATCGTGAGTCTTGCACGGTTCGTCGTGAACGAACGAATACACCGCTTCAGGCGTTGTTGCTACTAAACGATCCACAGTACGTGGAAGCTGCGGTAGCACTGGCGAAGCGGACCATGGATGAAGGAGGTTCCGATCCTACATCCAAAGTGACCTACCTGGTTTCGCTGACGTTGTTGAATCCCGAGAACGAAGTGCAGCAGAAAGAACTGGAATCGCTTTACTTCGATAGCTTGACCTACTTCCAGAAAAATCCGGAAGCTGCCACCAAGCTGGTTGGCGAAGACGAAACACCAGCCGAGCTCGCAGCTTGGGCGATCGTTTGCAATACGATCCTCAACCTCGACGAAGTTGTCACTCAGCGGTAA
- a CDS encoding DUF1501 domain-containing protein produces MDPHSEYIQAITRRHFFQKGALGLGAAALASMTNLPAEAAKLPSSGIGGLPTLPHFAPKAKRAIYLFMAGAPCQMDLFDYKPKMAEWYDKDLPESIRQGQRLTTMTSGQSRFPIAPSKFKFSPHGENGTMVSELLPYHAKMVDDIAIVKSVHTEAINHDPAITYICTGNQLPGRPSLGSWLSYGLGSMNANLPTFVVMTPNWSGRQQAQALYNRLWGAGFLPSKHSAVTLRKSGDPILFLSNPEGIDGSLRRRMLDSVSKINQETYRLSGDPETQSRISQYEMAFRMQSSVPELVDLSKETQATLDMYGPEVSKPGSFAASCLLARRMVERDVRFVQIFHRGWDQHGNVARDLPAQAKDVDQAAWALIQDLKMRGMLDDTLVVWGGEFGRTIYSQGGLSKENYGRDHHPRCFTVWMAGGGIKPGLVHGETDDFSYNIVKDPVHISDMNATILHCLGIDHRKLSVPFQGLDVKLTGVEERHPVKELLL; encoded by the coding sequence ATGGATCCTCATAGCGAATATATCCAAGCAATCACACGCCGGCACTTCTTCCAAAAAGGAGCTCTTGGGCTGGGCGCTGCAGCGTTGGCTTCGATGACCAATCTGCCTGCCGAAGCGGCCAAGCTGCCGAGTTCTGGGATTGGCGGATTGCCCACGCTTCCGCATTTCGCACCGAAGGCAAAACGGGCTATTTACCTTTTCATGGCGGGTGCTCCATGTCAGATGGACTTGTTCGACTACAAGCCGAAAATGGCCGAGTGGTACGACAAGGATTTGCCGGAATCGATTCGGCAAGGGCAACGTCTGACCACGATGACGTCCGGGCAAAGCCGTTTTCCGATTGCTCCTTCCAAGTTCAAGTTTTCGCCCCACGGCGAAAATGGCACGATGGTCAGCGAATTGCTGCCGTACCATGCGAAGATGGTGGACGACATCGCGATCGTGAAATCGGTTCATACCGAAGCCATCAACCACGATCCGGCCATCACATACATCTGTACCGGTAACCAATTGCCTGGTCGGCCAAGTCTTGGATCGTGGTTAAGCTACGGCCTCGGTTCAATGAACGCCAACTTGCCGACTTTTGTCGTGATGACTCCAAATTGGAGCGGACGTCAGCAAGCTCAGGCACTTTACAATCGACTATGGGGTGCCGGTTTCCTACCGTCGAAGCATTCGGCGGTGACACTTCGCAAGTCAGGCGATCCGATTCTGTTTCTCTCCAACCCGGAGGGGATCGATGGTTCGCTGCGTCGGCGAATGCTCGATAGCGTCTCGAAGATCAATCAGGAAACGTATCGGCTCTCTGGCGATCCTGAAACGCAGTCTCGTATTTCGCAGTACGAGATGGCATTCCGAATGCAGTCTTCGGTGCCGGAGTTGGTCGATCTCTCGAAGGAAACTCAAGCTACGCTCGATATGTACGGACCCGAGGTCAGCAAGCCTGGCTCGTTTGCCGCAAGTTGTTTACTTGCCCGACGGATGGTTGAACGAGATGTGCGTTTCGTGCAGATCTTCCATCGCGGATGGGACCAGCATGGCAATGTGGCCCGCGATCTTCCGGCTCAGGCCAAAGATGTCGATCAAGCTGCATGGGCGTTGATTCAAGACCTGAAAATGCGAGGCATGTTAGACGACACGTTGGTCGTATGGGGTGGTGAATTTGGGCGTACGATCTATAGCCAAGGGGGATTGTCCAAAGAGAATTACGGCCGCGATCACCATCCTCGCTGCTTCACCGTTTGGATGGCTGGCGGGGGAATCAAGCCAGGTCTCGTTCACGGCGAAACGGATGATTTCAGTTATAATATTGTCAAAGATCCAGTCCACATTTCGGACATGAACGCGACGATCTTGCACTGCTTGGGCATCGACCATCGAAAGTTGTCGGTTCCGTTCCAGGGACTCGACGTCAAACTGACCGGGGTTGAAGAACGGCACCCGGTCAAAGAGTTGCTTCTATAG
- a CDS encoding C25 family cysteine peptidase, whose amino-acid sequence MSSIFVLTLLMALPGAAPEEGFDTLVVCPESYVETMRPWFEYRMNQGHRIGVVTETSSKEKIRASIREASEKGPLSQVLLVGDVISDQSDGVGIPVHYQKAVVNVHFGSEPEIPTDNYYADLNDDQVPDIAVGRFSVQNKEQLEAIIAKTIAYETKLASGDWQRRLHFVAGLGGFGSVVDTMMETVTKKFLTDEIPPHFDAVVAQGSWQSIYCPDPREFRDEVVRQLNDGGLFWVYMGHGHVEHLDYVRVPNDAFPILSTKDTLALRNETSNPIAIFLSCYTGAFDAPRDCLGEQLHRAEGGPVAVYAGSRVTMPYAMSVMGTEMLQQYFQEKQPTLGGLILQAKRESVRLQGKTGNRKMLDTMASLISPKPELLNEERAEHLALFNLLGDPLLRLPHASPVELTLPKSAEPGGTIEVVGKTSVPGKVHIELVCRRDGCVVPLQKRSTYDPRHDLLSQYTDVYQSANDRLWQVIDLEGIESEFSASLEIPEDCHGPCHVRVWVEGDSQVGLGSQDISIQPIRLAEEASSE is encoded by the coding sequence ATGTCGTCCATTTTTGTTTTGACATTGCTGATGGCCTTGCCGGGAGCTGCTCCTGAGGAAGGTTTCGATACGCTGGTCGTTTGTCCGGAAAGCTATGTCGAAACCATGCGTCCCTGGTTCGAATACCGGATGAATCAAGGGCATCGAATTGGGGTAGTTACCGAAACATCTTCAAAGGAAAAAATCCGGGCCTCGATTCGCGAGGCGTCGGAGAAGGGCCCGCTGAGTCAGGTCTTACTTGTGGGAGACGTAATTAGCGACCAGTCAGATGGCGTCGGTATTCCTGTTCATTATCAGAAAGCGGTCGTCAACGTTCACTTCGGTTCCGAGCCTGAGATCCCGACCGACAACTACTACGCCGACTTAAACGACGATCAAGTGCCGGATATTGCCGTCGGGCGGTTTTCGGTTCAAAACAAAGAGCAACTCGAAGCGATCATTGCCAAAACGATTGCCTATGAAACCAAGCTTGCCAGTGGAGATTGGCAGCGGCGTTTGCATTTCGTGGCTGGGCTTGGGGGCTTTGGTTCAGTCGTTGATACGATGATGGAAACGGTTACGAAGAAGTTTCTTACTGACGAAATTCCCCCGCACTTCGATGCCGTAGTGGCCCAGGGAAGCTGGCAAAGTATCTATTGTCCTGATCCACGGGAGTTCCGCGACGAAGTGGTTCGTCAGCTTAACGATGGGGGATTGTTTTGGGTCTACATGGGGCATGGCCATGTCGAACACCTCGATTACGTCCGTGTACCAAACGACGCGTTTCCGATTCTTTCTACGAAAGATACGCTTGCATTAAGGAATGAAACGTCCAATCCGATTGCCATATTTCTTTCGTGTTATACCGGGGCTTTCGATGCTCCGCGCGATTGCCTCGGCGAACAGCTGCATCGCGCTGAAGGTGGTCCTGTCGCGGTTTACGCCGGTTCCCGGGTAACGATGCCATACGCAATGAGCGTGATGGGGACCGAAATGCTGCAGCAGTATTTTCAAGAAAAACAGCCCACGCTCGGCGGTTTGATTTTGCAAGCTAAGCGGGAGTCGGTTCGACTCCAAGGCAAAACTGGCAACCGTAAGATGCTCGACACGATGGCCAGCTTGATCAGTCCGAAACCAGAGTTGTTGAATGAGGAACGCGCCGAGCATTTGGCATTATTCAACTTGCTCGGAGATCCGCTACTGCGATTGCCGCATGCATCACCGGTAGAGCTTACGCTTCCTAAATCGGCAGAACCTGGTGGTACGATCGAAGTTGTCGGCAAGACATCCGTTCCGGGCAAAGTGCACATTGAACTGGTTTGCCGTCGCGATGGCTGTGTTGTCCCGCTGCAGAAGCGATCGACGTACGATCCACGGCACGATCTGCTTTCGCAGTACACCGATGTCTATCAATCGGCCAACGATCGGCTTTGGCAGGTAATCGACTTGGAAGGTATCGAGAGCGAGTTCTCGGCTTCGCTGGAGATTCCCGAGGATTGCCATGGCCCATGCCATGTGAGGGTTTGGGTCGAGGGCGATTCGCAAGTTGGGTTGGGGTCCCAAGATATCTCGATTCAACCAATTCGACTCGCCGAAGAAGCCTCGAGCGAATAA